The genomic stretch AGCGAAAATGAAGCCGGCCATAAACTAAGACGTGTACCAAACGATTTACAGCCCTTGGCATGCTGTGTATAACAGTTCCCTCCCTTGCCAGCTTCTCGACTATTTCCAGCTCCTCGGGTACACACCCTATCTCAGTCGTACCAACGAAGCACGAGTCGGGTGCTAATAGGTTCCTGATTTTCTCAGGCTGTGGGTTTTCCTCAAGTCTTGTAGTTATTCATCCTGACATGTGAGTCAGACCCTGTTCTGCACGTGGTGATATTTGAGGCGgttatctcgagaacggaagagaAAGGGGAATTCCCCCTGATTTGGGGGGAAAGTATCTGACGCTGACCTTTCACCggtgattataaaaaaattgctgtttacTAAACTTTTAAATACAAATCCGAGAAAAGCATGAACTGAAGCTCAAAGCTGCTGGTAAACTAACAGAAGGTATCGCTGATCTTATTTTACTACAAATAGACAATgaattttaatgacttttttgcAAAGCACATGTTAATTGGCCAAATTATCCTTTTCCTAACCAAATTATCCCAACCAACGAAAAGTAGGGCTAATCTGAAATAACGACTATGGATCCGTAGGTGTGGCGGATCTCTCCGTTCTTTTACAACCTGGAATTACTTCTACGGTAGACAAAGTCCTGAAGCAGTTGCAAATACAAGGGGTAATAAAAGTGCCAAAGAATTCTTAGGCAGCattcacaataaatattttattgtcattgaCATCATTGGCGACATTAGACAGCACACACAACTACGGCACCAGGTACAACAGCAAGAATCGCAGCAGCAACACTTAGCGCCTGCAGCCAAAAGAAAGCAACATTGGCGAAAACAATATGAGGTTTGAGAAATACATCAGCAACATTTTAATCTGATTAAAAGATCAAACATCAGGAGACATGAGACATGTGAACAAGTCAGCTGATCGTTGCTCTAACGGAAACAGAGGGCAGTGGTCCAGCGAGACAGTTTGGCGGCGCTGCCTCGGGTCAAAGGGAAACTTTGCACGTGACCCACACGCCAAGAACTCAAGAACTCCATGCTGTTGGCTTCCTACGGTCGGCACAGGGGTCCAGACACAGAACTACATTCACAGAGCTTCATTCACACAGACAACAGTCGGTTATCTGGGCGGGTAGCCGCAACCACCCCGGACTTGAGGCTGCTAAAGGGTTTCAACATGACCCAAACAGAAAACCATTGccccttttttctgttttgatacGAAAACAAAACCGTGCCGATATCGGCCTGGGGTCGGAATTCGCTCTGACATCAAACACCTGCGCCGTCCAATCCCTTGTTTAGCTTCGTCTAAGGGAGGCAACTCCCACTTTCAAGATCTCCGAGGACCCACCACTGGTCTAAGCGTTTGCTATTTACGCAAAGGGACAATCTAGACCGGCATTTGTTTCAGGCAAAGATAACtctgtggagaaaaaaaacaacagaaggatTGTTGACTTGCTCGTCTTGCTTCCCCTGATAATCGGCAGCAGGGGCGACAACAAAGATGGCCGAGGCTCCACCATACTGTGAGAACGCGATATCTGCTTTACTGCttcttgggatttttttttaattcttcgtTTCACGAGATGGGTTATGGGCTTGTTTTTATTCCAAAAATGTCTGCAGCCTTCACTTTTCAACCTCTTAATTTGtaagagacacgtgaactggtGTGAAAACctggaaaaaatatatgtttccTGATATTTTACTACAGATTGTCTTCATCCGAGTATAAGACAATAAATTTGCTTCTGACTTCACCGGTCTGAGGcgataaacaataaagacaaacacCTTCTTGTTTATACTAAGGCCTGAGTCCTGCTCTACAACTGCTTAACTTTGATAATCACTAGGTGTCGCCTCCGGACCTGCTCCCACGCAAGCAGTCTTGGAGATGCCCCTTGAGTCCGTCCTCGTCTGTAGAAGGTAGGAGGGGGGCTCTGGGGAGGAGTTCGGTCTGGCAGAATCCTCCTTCCACCCGCACAAGGCACGATCGTACAGTTCTGGGGGCACGGGCAGCACGTAAAACTCGGGTGGACCATtctttccacccacccacagcaCCCAGTTATGCCCCAAGTCTCGCTTCTTAGAATCTGCACTTTTTTGGAGCTCTGAAGGAGTGCCATCTATAAGAGTGGGAGGAGTAGAGAACGGTTTTTGGGGGCGTTGACGAGGGTAACAACGACATAAAACTGCTGAAACTGCAGGATTGAgactaaaacaagaaagacGATTTGCTTTCGTTCCTTGAGAACATAAAGCTGTTGACACTAACTGATAttacgatttaaaaaaaaatttatttaaagtaccAGCAAGAAAAactcataaaaacatttttagaaaaaaacttcTCACAAGAGACAACGAAGttctaaaaataatcaaaagtgAGGAAGGCATTTGAGGCTGTAATTGCATTTTTTACttccatctcctccgtttttttTCCTATGGACTTTATTCTGGTCGGTGTCAACGATATCATCCAACCTGACAGTTTATGGagagattttaaataattaaaacacattGATCAACATTAAAATGACATTCCTTGACGAGCGCAGAAAATTATTgggttttaaaacaaaatctagaAAAATCAAACTTTGATGTGTGTGGAAACTAGTGACAGTCAGACAGAGGCTTGTCAGACGACTAACCGTTAACTATGCCGCGGTGGTCGTTAGGGTGCAAATGTTAATTGAATAACGGCAGCCGCCGCCATATTAAGGCCTTAATGATAAAGCTTGTGGCTCGCCGAGACAAACAACTGCACGTGAAACATGGCGCACTCTAACCTGCCGCGCATCTATTAATAGTCTCTCCCTCTGTCCAGCGGCACGATGTCCAGTCATCTGCGGGCGCGAGCTGCCTCGCTGTGAATGTTTACATTATCAATGTCGCCATCGCAATCAACGTTAACGATGACGTGGATTAGAATATTAATGGCGGCCGTGACACGTGATGTCTGTGAGTGAGGGAAGAGCTGTGCTAGCTTTGTCACTCTCGACAGACGAAGCCAAAAATGAAcgaattaaagcttttttttatttgtggttgcggggagagaggaagaagagcgAGATTGCGGTGGCGGTGACTAACTGGCCATCTCGTGGTGGGCGCCGATGGCAGGTCGGCTGAACGGCTGGACCACAAGGCAGCTTGCAGAAAAGTCGTCCATCATTATTTTTCTCCAAGATGACATCTCAATACCGACAACGGAAGTTACGACATCATCGAGATTAAAAAATGTGGAGTGTGGCGAGAGGCTCGCACACAGTCAACAGAGGGTGGGATGACGACACATGCGCAGCCAGGACAAAGAAgtcgtgttttgtttttacttctttcttcattccttcTGTCAGAGCTGGGGCTATGAATCATTCATTCACAGTCGATTCGGAGCGCACAGAACAACTAAACTGACTCTGGTTGTGTGTCAACTTACTTAAAACTCTAatgttctaaaaaaataaaagagtcaATAGACTACATTGTGAGACGAAGACAAACTGCAGTCTGGGGACCACAACCACCCTGCTACCCATGAGGTGTTCTAAGGCATTCCATGGAAattcgttaaaaaaaatactagagTAATCCACGAGGGAAATGAAGGTTGTGCCAATAAGTGAACGAAGAAAAGAAGTTGTAATAAGAGATGAAGGAGGCATCTTAGGGATCTTTTTGCTTCACCAAGCCATCCTCTGGCTCAAAAATAATACAGAGCTTCAGGGCCCCTATAATAGCCAAAGTAGGTTAGCTTAGaatctcctcctctccctccatcGTTCCCAATGTTCTTGGCTTCAAAGGACATCGCTGGCATGCGCGAGACATCGCCCTTTCCTGTTGTGACCCCCTGTCACGAACGATCATCAATTTATGGAATTTACGACAAGCTCTTCAAGAGTCTTCTCCTCTtccaggacttttttttttttttttttggaggggacGAAAGAAAAAGGACGGGATGGGAGAATGGCCAGGTCTGTGCTTTGTCCAGGCTTGGGGAGAGCATTGCCAGTGATGAGCGAGGAGAAGTGGATGAGCAGTGAGCAGTCTTCCGACTTCTCCAAAGGTCTTTCTGTGATTAGTATCTTGTGAGTCGTTCCACAAAGTTCATGAAGAGAACAAGTCTTGACAtcaatctctgtctctcattctctcctGTCTTTCACTCTCCAACGTCTTCTCTCTCTATTGCAAAGACCCTCTCTTtggtagttttatttatttattttttgtttttttgctttatgtATATGGAATGTGTGcgactgtctgtgtgtgcgtgagagagagaaagaaagagagagcagaagAGCATGGGCGCGAGCATCCGTTGACATTAACATGCCCAAGCTGTTCCGATCATATCCAAACATTCCTCATcaatttcctttcttcttttgtttcctttttttatttttttttttaaatacgaaCAAGAAGCTCAGAACAATGACAGCATGCTTGCCTCCCCTCGTCTGAAACAACACCATTCAAGGGAGTTCCTTTTTTCCACCCGAGGAAGCAGACGGAAAAGAGGGGATGAAGCATTCCTCAGAACGCATTTGATAAAATGAATCCAACGCCTTTGGCGACCTTAATGTCCTTTTCTTCTAATGAAATTTTATCCGGAAGAAGACAAAGAGCTGCGACCAACAAAAGATGTCAGTCAGGACCAGATGCAATCGCGCCTCGTCCGAAACGAGATTTGAAGTTTGACTTGGAACTTAAATTGCGCAAGTAACCTTGTTTTATGAGAAGTGGATCGTGACAGAATGTCTCTGTCACCCACAgagaacgaaaagaaaaaaccGACAAATTGGTACAGCAAAAGGTCAAGGCCGGCTCCTAACCTTTCTTTGGGtcaaaggggagagagagaggctgtagtgacctcacttttctcatggccagctttatgtgaaggCGCCACCCGTTTATTCACTACCTTACCTCCCCATCCCTCTATGGTGTCAAGTACCCATTACCGACAGTCGTGGGGAAGTGTGTTGAGCCAcgtgggtatcgaaccagcacCTCTGGGTTCTGTACTCACTTACTAACCGCTTCCATACCTCGtgataaaaaagaagcaaggtGGGGCAACAAATCTGACACTGGTCAGCTCTCTCAAATCTTCTGTACCGGAAAGTTTCTGCCAGGAGATGAAACTTGCAACAAAAGGTCTCATCAGAGAGACTCTTTCATCAGAACTTTCATTTGTGAGACCAGCAAAAGTCACAAAAATCTGATTTCGCACCTGTCTCCTGTCTCTTCATGCGACAAACAACGAATGATAGATAAGTCTGGCACCACTGTCATCAAAGGACTCTAACCATTCAGGCTCTGGTACATCAGTTCCACCTTTCCTCACTCCCATCTCAAGGAGCTGGTGGTcggaaaaaaggttttaatttaCTACTTGCTGAAAACATTTGATTGTTGCTATAGAAACTTCACAGGTGGCGCATCCATAAAGAGTCGAAAGTTctgattacattttttctggtgtttttgTAAACAACCATGTCTATGGTGATCGCCAAGATACAACACATCATCTTGTTCGCCACATTTAACTACTTTCCTcaacaaaaagatgaaagaattaAAAGCAGAGGTAAGCTAACACAAGGTGACAGGATCTTGGGCTTTAAaccagaaataataaaaatgcccCCTAGTTAAAAAATTCCTCGACATTTCCGCACTCGCAGGGCGCCTAGAACTTTGAAGTATTCAAACCCACGACTGTGAAAGCTTTTCCCTCCATTCTgcagaaaatttctttttttttccagtagaTTTTCTTAAGGTGGCGAAGGGTcaagacaaaaacacaagaGATTGGCGGAACTCTCCACCGAAAAACTCGTCCTGATGTCGTATCTGATCAGCTGTCGCGTCCCCTTGGTTACTCTTGGTTACCAGAAATGTCCTTTACAGAAATGTGAAATCTGCAAAGACCTGGAAGACACGAGATTGTTAGAACATTAGTGTCAGAAGTTGGATGGCACTCGCcgacaaagaaatttttaataacCAGGGTCTTTTTTCTTGCGGAGAAGAAAGTCATCACTGGACCAGCGCGAAAGACTTTTTTACGAGGGGCGGGGAGGGTTTAGAGACACGACGGAAGGAGTGTATTTGTCGGCACGTTGACCCCGCGCTGACCCCACTCCTTGTTACGCAAGAATGACTCCAGGATGGCGCGATGGCGCCAGTGCGGCGGATGGACGCCAGGGTACCACAGAGGACAAAGTCTTTGACAGGAAGAAGAGTCTTTGTGCTGCAAGCACTTGAATTAATCATGCGTCTGGCATCAAACAGCCGTGTGATGGTACTGGACCCTCGGTAATTGCCTCGTTGACGTTAGACCTTCGTGTGGATGGAACTGGATGGTGCAGActgtctccccccccccatctttgtttctctctccctcactaaAGATTAAGTCCTGTACGGTGAGTCATTTCCAAGAATCGTGACAAAGTATTTTTGTGCTCAGTCAGCAGTTGGAAGACTAAGGTGAAGTACACAAAGGATCACAGGTGAGGCGGGGTCGTGTCTGGGATGCTGCATACACCAACCATAAAATCAAACTATTtccttcataaaaataaaacttccatcataaactgttttcttctttaaacaGAACTCTGTATTGTTCATTCTATCGTCTGTACGAGGGTTTCCCTGACATCAAAGACACGAGGACGAGGCGCGCGGCAGATGTTTGACAGAAGAAGCTACAGCGCGCTTCGTGATAAAAGGATTATTTAAGTGGAATGCATTGTCTGGAAGTGGTCTGTACTCTGTAATTCCTCTCCGGAAATGCCAGCGAAACAACGGAACAGACTTTTTCTTGGAGACGATGCTAACCTAAAAATAACAATGTCTCCACGTAACGAGATTACACGGGAGTACGGAGGATGGTGTAGGAGGCTGCGAGCCCCGAGAGAAAGTCGAGGGTGGGAGTCAGATGGCGTGCCGTGAAGAAGGCGGCTCCGATCTGCAATCGTCTTTACAAAAGCCTCTTAACATGGCTGGTAATTTCGCCACATCATTGAAACACAGAATtgcaagaaaaatcttaaataGAGGAAATACAATTTCCAAGAAATATAATCCTCTAAAAATGAATTAAGGACTGTGGCTGCAGCCGCTAGGGTCAATCAGTTCTGGGAGAAGTTCTGTCTCATAAACAGGAAACCGTTACATGCTAGGTACTTGAGTGGCTTGGTGAGTTGGTAATTACTAGATGGTGACTGGAGTCTGGTGTTTGGGAGGTTTGTTATCGGTTAGCACCACGTGGTCGGCGGTATTGGTGACAAGGTGTGTGTCAGATTAGACTGATGATCCGGTAAATACCTGAAGGTGTTcggcagggttgtccatgggacatatttttctatcccgtcccatcccgtcccatggcaatttatgcctgtcccatcccgtcccatcccacgggacgtttcccatgggattcccatggtattaacaatcctatggacaacactgaaaaccacttttcggcttttgttctataattcctgctacttcacatacaatagatgattcagaggaaagatttaaatccttgatgaatgaaataacagtaaatttattttgcaatatcaagtatcgactaccatgggaaatacaaatgtgtgctgtcccatcccatcccatcccatgggacgtttcccatgggattcccatgggattcccattcctatggacagcACTGGTGTTcggtgtgtcacgtgacatggtaACAGGAACAAGGTAGATCCTCATCATTAGTCAAGACGATAGTGGTGAAGTTTCTTCTTGGTGAATGCGTGCTTTGCAAATCTCGAGTgtgcatgctttatttttttcagaaagaaagaaagaagatagaaatggaaagaaaggaaaaaaatagaatgaattAGGGTGATCGAAAAATCAGAAAAGACGAATTTCAACAATATGTGAAGCACTCAGgagaaaatgcttttgtttttgatatttcGTCCTATTACTTCCCTTTGGCATCATGTCctcattttttgtttctctcatcTCGTCACGCTCGCTCATCGGGGACGATTACCTGATCAGAAAAGGTCTCCGCCATGTTGTGGTGCTGGAGATGGATGGCGGATGGGTCCCGCGGGGCTCGTTATTGGTTTTTAATGTCTTCGCCAAGCGCTGCACCTCGAGCTGCTCTCCATGGCAGATGCAGGCCGCCTGCACAACGGATATCAATCCGCCAATTGTTGCCAGACTTCAAGATGTAGGTCGGCATTGCCAGGTAGACTGCTTTCCTTGCAAGATGGCGACTTGTCGATAGATGGCGCTTCCCAGGTCAATGGAGTTTTGTGTACAAGTTGGACGATCAACGTGTGGTCTACAGAAACCGACTCTAACGCCCAGCTTTGAAGGTTTTTTTGAAAAGCGATGACAGTTTCCCAGCTACACACGTTTCAGCATTTCGAGAATCACTCTGAGTAGGACGAACCTAATgagttaaaaaagtaaattaacgGCGAAATAACAAGCGTACCAAACTCGTTTCCGAACCTGATAGCTTGGAAGGCAATGGCATGACAGGGGGGCACTTGTCGTTGTAGACGACGAAAATCCCCATTCGGTTCTGTGACCATGGTGAGTACATCCTGGGACCGACCCCTTCACGCGGCAAATTTTTCGCCAATTTGTTTGGCCCTGAAGACGTCTGGACAACAAGACTCGCCAGGGAAAACGACAGCAAATGGGCCGCACAGTACTTATGCAAATGTCCGGACATTTAGTATTCTCCACCAACTTTTCTACCCCCGGTGGACTCGAGTTTTTTAACCTTTCTTCTCCTCAGCTCGGTAAGCATCTGATGTTCTAGGGTTTGTACAAGGACTGCGTGTCATTTTTTGATCGGAGTGGAAGGAACTCTCTGTGATCAAAGAGAAAACTTCAACAAACATGAGAATGATTGGGAAATTCCAGTCCCATAATCCTcccataaattaaaaatgtttgtaaatctgATACCCGAGACAGACGCACCATCAGACCAATGGAATCCAATCGTGAGTAGTGTTTGCCAGCGGACCTTCACCTTCTTCTCATCACGGTGTACCACTCTTTCCAGCGGCTAAATGTGtgtccaaaagaaaaaaaaacttttacctACCAAAGAAAAAAGCGGATTTCTGTGAAAAGCCTGTGTACAGAGATTGCAGGCGACTGAAGTAACGTTGACTGCATCGTTAAGGAAGAAGACGATGTGTTCGCCACGGGAATAAAAGGAAACGATGACTGACGACTTCCAGCCACGTGGCTATTTTTACACACAGCGCTCCTGTGGACAGTgactattttgtaaacaaataaaaggaggAATGCAAGGGAAGGGGAGGTGCTGACATACAACCCTGTCgttaaaatagaaacagaacATTCTTTTCTCGTTCCTTCCCGAGATGCCAACGGTCGTGTGTTGCAgcgcgtgtgtgcttgtgacccgccatcataaaaatatttttacattctaatttgacctttcttttgatacGAAAGTTGTCTTTCTAGTCCCTAAATCGCAAAGTTGAGTTATAAATGTCTGAAGTGTGCAAATACTGTGGCGggcattttaagaaaaacaggtttatttgggttttttaacCAATCCTACCAACGGGTACTTCTATCTTTGGATCGAATTTCGTTCCTTGAAAGACTCTTTCAATTAAACAAAGACTGATGATGTAAGGTCTGAACATTTTTCACTTATTCTGCACTTACAGTCGACACTTTGTATGTTGAGTTGCTATGACACTGTACAGGTCTGAATAGTTTCTGCTTGAATAgctatgtttgttttgtttattttcacttgttgtatttatttctttgtttttgtggaaTTTTATAGAATCAGCTAGTTGCAGGTTGACATGGTTCCTCAATCAAGACATCCGCCCCATGACAAAAACTGTTACAATTGGCAGGGATAAGAATCAAAAGTCTGAATCAataaggtcaaaggtgaacTGGTCgtgaaaacaatttctttcatGTCTCAGGAGTCCCACAGCTGAACacaaactgttgttgttgtttttctctgtattttatttccGTAAAGAATGAGGGAAGGTCGTGACCTGCAATTAGTCTCCTCAGAACAACAAGTCGCCAGTTGATGTTTGTGTGAGCTTGTCATGGAGCCAGCCATCACAGGAGTAGataagaaactaaaaaatggTAGAAGTGGTGTGTGATGGATCACAGTTAATACTGCGTCTGtttaaaaggaataaaaatgcCCCGTGTtagagaaaatgaaatttaacatTGTTgccaggaagaaaaagaagatacatttaaataaagtaaatagtTGGTTATTAGCTAGTTTGTTGTCTGCCCCTGGTTGGTATTTTTAACAAACTGGGGATGTAAAACACCTTCAAGGGAAGGACtaagaaataaagacagtttTCACGTTTTCACCTCTGATATTTACTTCAGGTCAACTACCCTGTCCAAGACAGGATATACTctgtgaaagacaaaaagaaatgaaaatgttttcttctgaaaCACTATGTCCTTGAACACATTCCATATTATTAGCTATCGGAGTAAAATAGTTTCAAAAGCTCAGGGACTTACACTACACCCGACATCACGAGCCTTGGTTTGTCTCAACATTAACATGTTTATTGTCCTTTGCAATGTTGGATGTATTTGATGAAATATGTGGCCACAAGTAGGCTCACCTTGTGATACTGGCCCTGTAGGGGATGATCCTTTCATTTCACTCTTGGGGTTCACTAGAACAGCAGCATTTTCTTCAAAGATAAGCCCTCCTCCATCTTTTCTTCGTATTCTTTTGTGTGCCGTATGATCACTGCTGGCATAACTGTTTTCCTCAGttctggtttttctttcttcatttcactGTAGCAACAAATATtcaccagcatcagcagcaggcAGACAATTCAGTCGCCTTTGATGTTCACAACAATGATGTACAGACTTGTAGCACCTGTGTTGTCGGCACATTTGATGACCACTCCCACGGCCAGACCGATGGCAATGCTGAATTTTCCACCTGAAGAACCTCCTCGTCCTTGTTTAGACATGATGGGTCTACAGCTCGGCTTTGTCTCAACATCGACACCACGAAACCACGACCTCAGTTACACACTCGTTACACTCGCCatcagaagaaaacagttttaaaaatctcaacACGGGTTGTAAACATATCTCCTTGTCCTTTCAGTGTTCTGGACATTTCTAGGACAAGGATCCGGTGCTGAGAAGCTTTCTTTGGGAAAAATGAGAATAAGGAAGAGATGGGCTGGCAATGGAAGGAAATGGCCAGATTTTTCTTGCAGTTAACATACAACAGAACTTGGACCATTTGTCTGGACCCATAAATCTGGATTTCTGTTTAAATACCTTTTAGCACCATCGTTGTGCAGAAAGAGCTTTACTTtgcaatttacattaaaaaaaatagcagaaaatTCCTTGTCTCAAGatatttgtctctttttctctgatttGCATGGGTGGGGTTCTAACCATTTAAATGCGGACAATAGAAACTCATCGACTGGTTGGTAAGCACATATCCCATAAGTCAATGCACGGTAGATAAAAGTGGATGATACAGTGGTTCGTTCTCTTTTCACTTGCAAACATCACAGAAACTAAGATGTACACGAGTGTTGAGGAGACTTGAGAGGTGAGCACAAGGGAGGACTTCACCTTAAAATAAGATGTCAGATTGAAGAAGAAGTAAGATGTTAGATTGTAGTATATCGGATGAGGGAGACTGATTATACCGGGTAGCGAGGTTTCCAGTTACactctttcttattctttcttctttccttccactCTGTAGCTGAGATGTGTTTTTTCGGTGCAACAGGTCGAGCGGTCTCCAGATATTTCGGGCAGTGGGTATCTTGCAGACCCCTGATGTTAGTGTCACCCAATACCCAGAGTACTTGCGCTGTCTGGATAACACGATCcctaaatgaaataaaaattcagtcTAGACAGTCTGATTTCTGGATGTTTGCCTCAAAGACAATTGAAAATTGTCCTTTCTTGATGTAAAGCTCGGACTAATGTCAGACGGTCTCATTAGGTTGCATGAAACCGATCGTCAAGAGGTAATCTGGTcgtctgaaagaaaaatttagttttatttccgTCCAAATTGAACGAAATCCTTGCTGCTAACTACGATCCTCCTCTCAAATTGTTTGGAAATCTTGGAATTGAAATTAAGTCCAGTCTTTGCTGCAGACGTCCACACTAGCAATTCACT from Pomacea canaliculata isolate SZHN2017 linkage group LG8, ASM307304v1, whole genome shotgun sequence encodes the following:
- the LOC112571131 gene encoding LOW QUALITY PROTEIN: 60S ribosomal protein L23-like (The sequence of the model RefSeq protein was modified relative to this genomic sequence to represent the inferred CDS: inserted 3 bases in 3 codons; deleted 1 base in 1 codon), with amino-acid sequence MSKQGRGGSSGGKFSIAIGLAVGVVIKCADNTGATSLYIIVVNXQRRLNCLPAADAGEYLLLQEMKKEKPELRKTVMPAVIIRHTKXIRRKDGGGLIFEENAAVLVNPKSEMKGSSPTGPVSQGXAYLWPHISSNTSNIAKDNKHVNVETNQGS